One Dictyoglomus thermophilum H-6-12 DNA window includes the following coding sequences:
- a CDS encoding PTS sugar transporter subunit IIA — protein MDLKDMISVNRIKVNVEVKNWEESIEKVGELMVKDSCVFPSYVEAMKKVAESLGPYIVITPGVAFPHARPEDGVIKPCFAIITLKDPVNFGNPENDPVKMVIALAAVDNSQHVQALKVLADILSDREVVEKMMCSSTEEELYEYLINYRPREV, from the coding sequence ATGGATTTAAAGGATATGATTTCAGTGAACAGAATAAAGGTTAACGTTGAGGTTAAGAATTGGGAGGAAAGTATAGAAAAGGTTGGAGAATTAATGGTTAAAGATTCTTGTGTATTTCCCTCCTACGTTGAGGCCATGAAGAAGGTTGCAGAGAGTTTGGGACCTTATATAGTAATTACTCCAGGAGTTGCTTTCCCTCATGCAAGACCAGAGGATGGAGTTATAAAACCCTGTTTTGCAATAATAACTCTTAAAGATCCTGTTAATTTTGGAAATCCTGAAAATGATCCTGTAAAGATGGTTATTGCTCTTGCAGCTGTGGATAACTCTCAACATGTTCAGGCTTTAAAAGTCCTTGCAGATATTCTCTCTGATAGGGAAGTTGTGGAGAAAATGATGTGTTCCTCTACAGAAGAAGAATTATATGAATATTTAATAAATTATCGACCAAGAGAGGTGTGA
- a CDS encoding BglG family transcription antiterminator has product MKDLKKRHLEVCYYLLEHNFPVSLSKISKELGYSVNTLKKDLPLIESLLQEKNIKLIKKPRVGIIVKADLKDIECFKKELKEKIGIIHDKNERFVKTALIFLFSNEPPTIEKLSEMLEVSSVSAYNYVKKVKEYLQKFGIILRGYSRRGYYLLGEEEKIREIAIDLILSYYYNDWLKLWEEILGNNINILRDLLIDLDIKKLISILERVEEIYKFKLDDMYFVKLLLRFVVALQRIRMGKIIKEKVKLSLNREFKEEVKKIVLEIKKELGIDIPESEYSYLFYSISMFIRYGNYDVDFNNIMNILLNSLDRHLLDNLYENYHLLETLAYHLLRSIQKVRSGAKIENPLLELIKETYADEFNVGRYIIGQVNKKFSIELDENEVGYVTLYINILKENAKRKKIAIVCPMGIATSNMLYWKLKQEFPNLEIVDVLSYKDFIKKYTLLNVDLIVSTAPLPVNVIPYVIVSPLLTKNEVEVLRKILLS; this is encoded by the coding sequence ATGAAGGATCTTAAAAAAAGACATCTAGAAGTTTGTTATTATCTTTTAGAGCATAACTTTCCTGTTTCTTTATCTAAAATTTCAAAAGAATTAGGTTATAGTGTTAACACTTTAAAGAAAGATTTACCCTTAATAGAAAGTCTATTACAGGAGAAGAATATAAAACTGATTAAAAAACCTCGTGTAGGTATAATTGTTAAGGCTGATTTAAAGGATATTGAATGTTTCAAAAAAGAGTTGAAAGAAAAAATAGGGATAATTCATGACAAAAATGAAAGATTTGTTAAAACCGCACTTATTTTTCTTTTTTCTAATGAACCTCCTACTATTGAGAAGCTTTCAGAAATGTTAGAGGTTTCTAGTGTTTCTGCTTATAACTATGTGAAAAAGGTTAAAGAATATCTTCAAAAATTTGGGATTATTTTAAGGGGGTATTCTAGGAGAGGATATTATCTATTAGGAGAAGAGGAAAAAATTAGAGAGATAGCTATAGACTTAATATTATCCTATTACTATAACGATTGGCTTAAGCTTTGGGAAGAAATTCTTGGAAATAACATTAATATACTGAGGGATCTATTAATAGATTTGGATATTAAGAAATTGATATCCATTTTGGAGAGAGTTGAGGAAATTTATAAATTTAAGCTTGACGATATGTATTTTGTAAAACTTCTTTTACGTTTTGTGGTAGCTTTACAGAGGATAAGGATGGGTAAAATTATTAAAGAAAAAGTTAAATTGAGTTTGAATAGAGAATTTAAAGAAGAGGTCAAAAAGATTGTTCTTGAAATTAAGAAAGAATTGGGAATTGATATACCGGAAAGTGAATATTCTTATTTATTTTACTCAATTTCTATGTTCATAAGGTATGGTAATTATGATGTTGATTTTAATAATATTATGAATATATTATTAAACTCTTTGGATAGGCACTTGTTGGATAATTTATATGAAAACTATCATTTGTTAGAAACTCTTGCATATCATTTATTGAGATCTATACAGAAAGTAAGATCAGGAGCGAAGATTGAAAATCCTCTTTTGGAGCTTATAAAAGAGACTTATGCTGATGAATTTAATGTGGGAAGGTATATAATTGGTCAAGTGAATAAGAAATTCTCAATAGAGCTTGACGAGAATGAGGTAGGTTATGTTACGTTATATATTAACATTCTTAAAGAGAATGCTAAAAGAAAGAAAATAGCAATAGTTTGTCCAATGGGGATTGCTACTTCTAATATGCTTTACTGGAAACTTAAGCAAGAGTTTCCAAATTTAGAGATAGTTGATGTTTTATCCTACAAAGATTTTATTAAGAAATATACTTTATTAAATGTAGACTTGATAGTATCCACAGCTCCTCTCCCCGTTAATGTGATTCCTTATGTTATAGTATCTCCTCTTTTAACTAAAAATGAGGTTGAAGTATTAAGAAAGATACTTTTGAGTTAG
- a CDS encoding PTS sugar transporter subunit IIB — protein MDKKRIKILAVCGMGLGSSLVLKMTIEKALKELGLEGDVQTADIVTAKGAGLDVDVIITSKELAEQLGEVKVPIVTVKNYVNVKEFVEGLKRVLNL, from the coding sequence ATGGATAAGAAAAGGATAAAAATTTTAGCTGTATGTGGTATGGGACTGGGCAGTTCTCTAGTGTTAAAGATGACTATTGAAAAGGCTTTAAAAGAGTTAGGTCTTGAAGGGGATGTTCAAACTGCTGATATAGTTACAGCAAAGGGCGCAGGGCTTGATGTAGATGTTATTATAACTTCAAAGGAACTTGCTGAGCAGCTTGGAGAGGTTAAAGTTCCAATTGTAACTGTAAAAAATTACGTAAATGTAAAAGAATTTGTAGAGGGGTTAAAAAGGGTTCTAAACCTCTAA